A segment of the Cervus elaphus chromosome 24, mCerEla1.1, whole genome shotgun sequence genome:
GGGACACAGTTCAGAAAAACACTGCAAGTCCGGAAACTCACTCTTCAAGACCCGGAACTCACGCCAAGAGGCCAACAATTCTGGTGAAGCCCTCACAGCTTCGGTCCCCCAGCACAGCATCCTCCTCCACCCCAGGTCCTgaaaacaagcacctcaaaggaggcgaGGCAAACCTCCTGCAGGTGGGGGGCAGCTGGCGGGGGGAGGATCGGTGCTGAAAACGCAGCCCTGGAAAACGAGTCCCCCAGATGACAGAGCAGAAGAAATAAACACCCAGGGGTGGATGCCGGCGGGAAGCCGGAGCCCGGCCCCACCCCGTGAGTCTCCTGCCGTCTGGCTTTGGGCCCCGGGGCAGAGTGAAGCCCTGACGCTAGAACTGCTGCAGGATCACCTTGCGCTTCAGGTCGTGGGTGAACTTGTGCATCCGGAAGAGCTCGCTGTCGTAGAAGGCGGACAGGTTGTGGATGTTGATCTGCCGGGCCTGAGAGAGGGGGCGTCGGGTGAGCCCTGCGGAGAGCGGGCTCCCAGAGCCCAAGCCCAGAGCGCTCCCACCGCCCGTTCGCGGGGGAGGCCAGCTGGGCTCCGCCCCCATCACCAAGAGGAGCGAACAGGCCTGCGGCCACCAAACAATCTGCAACTGGGCACGGGGCTCAAAACCGCAGCCCGACAATGCCCCTCAACTCAGACAAGCTGAGAACTGGCCTGGCTCCTCGGCGGGACGAGGAAGACACACGCGTTCCCACCGCCCCGCCACGCCCGTACCTTGTCCACCAAGTCCTTCTCAGGCACCTCGATCGTGTCCTGCTGGGCCCCAAAGCGGTTGCGCTGATACGTCACCTGCTCAGCCACCAGCTGCTTCAGGATGAACAGCAGCAGTTCGTTGTTGTCCCGGCGGAATGACAGGTAGCGGGCAAACGTCTGAGGAGACAGCAGGTGACCCTCCGACCAGTGCTCAGAGCCCGCCCCCCGTGCTCCACCCACGCAGCTCaagccccacctcccctgccccatgCCCTGCCCACAACTGAGGTCCCGCCCCCATGCTCCACCCACAcggcccaggccccacccccgcAGCTCAAGCCCCGCCCCCACGGCCCCGGCCCCACCTTCCGCATGCCACGCATGACGCTGAACTTCTGCGTGTCCACGAAGCTCTCAAGCATCACGCGGATGGCCATATTCACGTCGTCCTCCATGACGTAGTCCCGCAGGTGCATACGCGCGTGAGCCTCGGCCATGCGGATCATGGATTCAATGTGCCGCACGGTGATGGGGATGCTGCCCGTGGCCTGGAGGGGGGAACCGCGTCAGGGCGCCACGCGGCAGCCAGGGCGCCACGCGGTAGCCAGGGCGGGAGAAGCCGCAATGCTGGTACAGCCGAAGGCCCGGCTGACCACTCTGCAGCGGGGTGGCCGCCTGAGCCAGGTGCGCCCGCACTTCCACTCACTCCCAAAGCACGCTAGCTCACGCCCGCTACCACCGCCAGCTCGGGGCATCTGCAGTGCACACACCTGGGGGCAGCTGTTTGTCTCTGTCCGGTACCTGGGGCCCCACGGCGCCGTGAGCATGGGGGGTCAGAGTGCTTCTGTGAAGCCTGCCCTATCCCTCTGCAAAGGCCCACGCCAGTGACAAGGTGGAGGCGGGGAGTGACTGTGTGGCTCGGAGGGTGAGGGAGCAGCCTGCCCTTAAACTCTCCCTGCACCAGCCCCACACTGAGGCGCATGTGTATGCATGTAAGCTCCATCTATAAAGACTCgttggaagaccctgatgctgggaaagactgaaggcgggagcagaaggggacgacagaggatgagatggctggatggcatcactgactcaatggatgtgagtttgggtaaactccgggagttggtgatggacagggaggcctggcgtgctgcagtccacagggtcacagagtgggGCACGCCTGAGCGAGTACGCTGATGTGAACAGACTGGGTGGCTGCGTGAGCGCCGCACCTTCCGGGCGTCCCCGCCCCGGCTCTGGGCCCACTAGCCACACGGACAGGGCTCGGCTGAGGGGCCCTCACCATCGACTCCTTCCTCAGGTCACTGTACATCTTGGCCACCTTGTCCTGGTCCATCTGGTTGAGCTTCGGGTGGACCTTCTCCTTAGCATAGATGATGTACTTCCTCAGGACCTCCTGCGGCAGGGGCTCCACGCCATAGGTGTTGGGCATAGCGGGCTCGGGGGCGCCCCCTGGGCCCCCGTCCTCCTTGTTGCTGGGGTGGTGTCTGACATGGCTGCCAACCACGAAACGGGCCAGCATCTCATCCTGAGACAGCGGAGGAGGAGCAGGGTGAGCCCGGTGCAGAGAACATGAATCCCCTACGATGCCCTCCAATGATGCGTCCTCTGCCCACTGTGGACCCAAAGctccggggcggggggagggtggaCAGTGAGTGGGGCGCACCcccaggagggcagaggagaTGGGGGGGGTTAAGCTacagggagaagagaggaagcGGGGTGGGCTGGAGGCCCGAGGACCGGCCCCCCGCTGAGGTCAGCAAAGCCCCGATCACGACACCTGGGAGCGCGCGTGAAACCcaagggagagggcaggagggtgtggaggagaggaggggcagggggggACCTCGCGGGACGGCGGGCTCCTTGCTAGTGAAGAGGAGGCTGCGGAGGGGCAGGCCCGCCCATGTCCCCAGACAGCTGGCCTCTGACAGGGGAGCTGGGTGGCCGTGAGGGTGAAGGCCAGGGGACCAGCACCAAGGCCGCAAGGCGCGGGCCAGAGTGGGTAACCTGGGGTGGGGGCCGGAGCAGCAAGAAGCAAGTGGACTCAGGAGGCAGTGGTGGAGCGTGGCTATGCCAGGGGAGGAGGGTGAACGAGGAGGGGCGGCCAAGGAGAGAAATCGAGGACCTCTGAACTCAGAACAAGCGTGGAGAACGCACGACCTTCGAGCGGCCCTCCCGAGCCCACCGCCCCACCACCCACGTGAGGCCCCCAAGCTTGGCGCACAGCCCCAGGCCGTGTACCTGCACGGGGTCCACCGTGTCCCTGACCACACACAGGACGTCGAAGCGGGAGATGATGGGCTCGGTGAGGTCCACGTTCTCCGAGAAGGTGAGTGAGGGGTCATAGCGGCCGCCTGGGACAGAGAGGCAGTTGCTGTTGGGGCTCCTGCTCCCAGGGCCCTCTTCTCCTTGACCAAACGCGGCTTTACAACCCGCGTGGCTGCAGTGGCAGGAGGGGAGTCGACGGACAGAGCATCCGCCCCAGGTCCACAGCGCGCCAAGCCGGCGGGGCACCCAGTGCTCCAGCCACGTGCCAGCCGAGACCGACACCAGCCCCGCCCGACGGGACACAGCAGGGGCTCCTCCCGCACCCCGAGTGCGGCTCAGCGTGGGTTGGGGCATCTCcggcctcccagccctgcccccacacGCAGCGCGGCAGAGAGGCGCGCCTTCCACGGCTCGGTCCATCCCATGGCTGGGCAGTGGGGCCCTGCGTGCACTCCTACCTATGGGGTTGGCAGCGGCGATGACGGTGCAGCGGGCCTGCAGGGAGGTGACGATGCCGGCCTTGGAGATGGAGATGCTCTGCTGCTCCATGGCCTCGTGGATGCTGGTCCTGTCCTGGTCGTTCATCTGCGCAGAGGGTCAGGGGGCTCTTGACGCGCCCGCGGTCACTCAGACAAGGCCCCGGGCTCCCCACCCGGGCGCAGCCCGCACACAGCTCCGCACCCCAGGCCCCCACCTTGTCAAATTCATCAATGAGGCACACTCCTCGGTCAGCCAGCACCAGGGCGCCAGCCTCCAGGGTCCACTCCCGGCTGACCGGGTGGCGCTGGACATACGCGGTGAGGCCCACGGCCGAGGCGCCCTGGCCGGTGGTGAAGATGGCCCGGCTGGACACCTTCTCCACATACTTGAGGAACTGCGACTTGGCCGTGCCGGGGTCCCCGCACAGCAGCACGTTGATGTCACCCCTCACCTTGTGCTTGCCGCCTGCGGGGGTGACGGGGGCTCAGGACGGCCCCCAGCCCACCACCGCCGCCGCCACGGGCTTCTTCCGCAAGAGGCGGGACGCCCAGGACGCCTCTCCCCTCTGAGCACAGAACCCAGAGAAGCGGGggcccaggggtggggggcaggtgccAAGATGCTCTTTGACATGAACCCCGAGGCCGTGCACGAGCTCTCCCGCCAGGACAGCTGGACACAGCGCGTGTGGCCCAGGACACGGCCACTCGGGAGGAGGAGCCCGTGCTGGGTGCGCCCACGGGGGGCGAGGCCGGACAGCCCCTCACAGGCAGGAGTAACACGCTGGAGTCACCGTGCTGTTCTCCGTGTCAGCCCACGTGTCGTCCACGTGCACGGCCACACGGGTCTGCCCCCGCACGCCTCACCCCCAACCCGTGACCCGTGACCTACAGGAGGCCCATGCCGAGGCAAGGCGGCGCACAGGGCCTCGAGAAGCGGACAGGACAGACACACATCCACGTTTCCCCACGCGACGGCACGCCCCTGCTCACCGGGGTTCTTGGGCTCCCCTCCGAACAGGGCCAGCGCCAGGCCTCGCTTGATATCCTCGTGCCCGTAGATGGAAGGAGCGATGCTGGCAAAGATCTGGGGGTGAGAGGCGACGGGAATGGTCACCCGTGTGGTCCGGCCCTGCATGGATGCCCCCATCCGCCAACTCGGGGCCTCCTTCTGAGTCACAGAACCGGGGAGCTGACCAGGACGCTGGCCTTgatcccccaccccaacctggcTCCAGGACAAaggacccgggtctcccacagAAAAGCTGCAGCAAGAGACAGGGTGTAGGGGACACCTCGAGGCAGGAGACGGTCAACCAGTCCCCCACGTGGGGACTCCCGCGCCTGGACGCCGCCCGCAGGACGCTCTTCAAGGGAGGAAGATCACCAGGGGCCCTATCGAGGGTCGACCCTCAGGACTAGCTGACGTTTTCAGTGTGGCAGCGGCGGCAGGACGGGGAAGCGAGCCTCTTAGAGACTCACTGACGGGTCTGAATGGGTGGCACCAGGAGGCACCGCGCGGGGCAGGCCAGCCCCGACCTCAAGGAGCAGACGCGCCCGCAGAGGACCCGGGGGTCATCACACCACCACACCCGACTCAGAACCTGAGCCGCCTCCCCTGACACTCCCACACGTGGGGGGCAGCGGGCGGCCCCTGGGAGCAGGGCTGGACGCCGGCCAGCCTGGCGagacccccgccccgccccgtgtGAGCCCTGTGACGTGGGCACCTCACGTAACCCCCGATGTCACCAGTAACACGACACAGCCCACCCTCTGCAAATCGCTCACTCCCAAGCACTCAGTGAGGCTCCCACTAAGCCCCCATGGCTGTCGTGAGACGGTCACCCTGGGCTGCTCGCCCGCCCACATGTCCTGGGGGTCAGGACTGCCGGCCAGGACCCTCCGCCCAGACCGCAGCCAGCGCTGTCTGGGCACCACACCATGGCAGGGTGAGGTGACGTCCCCCGCGGGACCAACGGCAGCAGCCCGCGTCCCGCTGCCGTGaacgcaggctccccggggccttGCTGCAGCCCGAGGGCAGGGGCTGGCCCCGCTGCCCCGGGGACCTGAGGTGACCATGCTTTCAGCCCCCGGTGAGACGGGCAGCGTCAAGTCCAGACCTGAGGGGGAGACACCCGCTTCCCCGGGGCTAGTGCGCTTACCCTCGACCTCCGTGTCACAGGAGGAATGAGCCGCCCACTGCTGAGCACAGGGCGGGACCCCGGACTCCTCTGCTCCCGCCGAACCCTCCATGCCCGGCCTGCCGCCCACTGCGGGGACAGCACCCCTGCCGTCTGAGCTCATCCTCCCGCCACCCAAGCACGTTCCTCGTGGCCCGGCCACCTGCCGACTGGGtgggctgccccccacccctcggCTCCCATGTCTGCAAACTCTGGCCTGAGTGGTTCAGGGAGCCTGATTATTTCTGGACCTGCGGGTAATCCCTTCAACGTGTCTCTAGAATTGGAGAAAAATTCCCAGCACCTGGTGAGAACGCCCACCTGACGGCGAACTCAACACGAGGCCAGTGCTGACCAACCCCCCGCGGGGCTCAGATGGGCGGACGTGGAGGGGTCGCCCCGTCCGCCCAAGGCCTTGCTCTGTGAGCATCGCGGGCAAGGAGCAGGCAGGACTGAGGTCCCGCTGGACTGCCTGGAGACGTCAGCGGCCAGCCCGGATGGACGGATAGGAGGGAGCAGCCTCCTGGGCTCGGCGGAGACAGGCACTTCCAGAAGCCTGGGCACGAGGCACCCTTAGGGCCGCCCTGTTCGGAATCCAGGCGGGCAGCCGCTGCCTCGCTCTGCAGATCAGcagagcaggaggtgaggggCGGAGGCCACGGCCcaggcagggcaggggctgggagggccGCAGACCCCCATGTGGACCCCCACTGCCCACAAACAGGTACACACGCAGGCAAGCTGACATGTGCCCAGGACAGAGTCCCCGCCCTTAAGAGACCGGCCCAAACGCGCCATCGGAGTCTGAACAACACGTCCGTCACACGAGCACTGGTTTTCTttagggaggcaggaggggccgAGGTGTTACCAGCACCCAAGAAAGAAGGAGCCCCATGAGAGTGACATCCAGGTCCGACTCCCCTCTGGAGGCCCGGGCACGGCCCCGGAGAGTCTCTCCAGACCCAGAGCGTTGGCAGACCCATGAGTCCTATCCCCGGGGGGCCCCAATCTCGACGAATGCATAACGGTGCCGATGGGGTGCAGGGCCCTGCCCTGTGGGCAGAGAGCAGTCCGGGAGACAGCGGGCGGCCCCACGGCAACAGGTGGACAGGAAGCGGGAGGCGAGGGGAGGGGGACCCGAGGACAGGAACCACGCACCCTGCGGCCGAGCCTGCAACAGCACAGGAGTGTCCACAAGGGCGCACACACGCGGATCCTCAGCGGCAGGGGCTGGGCACCCCTCAGACCCGCACTGCTTAGAAACCACCTGCACCTTCACTTCTAGACAGTAAACCCCGTGTCCCCAGCCTCCGCAAACGCACCGGCCATTTAAGGGCAAACGACAGCCTGCACTGGGGAGCACTCTTCCAGGAGGCAGACCACGGGGAGGCGGGTGACACCGGGGACGACCCGCCGCCGAGCTCTTCCTGCTCCCGTGATGCCAGTCCAGCCCGAGCACTCCCCCGTCCTCCGGACGCAACAGGGGCTCCGGGAAGCCACCTGCTGCTCTTCCGCAGGGCTTGTCCCCCGTCGAGGCACACAGACTCAGCGGACACGGGAATCAAACCGATGGCCCGGCTTCCAACACCCGGAACCAAGACGGAGGCTCACAGTGGCCGGGGCGCAAGCCCCAGGTACCCAGAGTCTGTGGCAGCACCTCCCCCCCACTTTCCACCTGCCTTCTCCCCGATCTGCTGGTCCTTGGAGAGGCTGGTGATCATCTTCACGTCCTCGTCGGTCAGCTCACCCACGGCCACCTTGTTGTCTTTCTTGGCCACGTGATTGGCCAGGATGACGGTGGCGAAGACCGGGAAGCCATTGGCGGTGTTGAGAGCCCCGTCGTAGTTGTTGTGGTAGATGCCGGTCAGCTCCTGGGGGACGCAGAGAGGTGAGGGGGGCCAACCCGGGGccggccccaccccgcccctccccaggccccccgGTCCGAGAGAGCCAAACTCAGGGGAAGCGTGGCACCCAGCCACTGCACCCCAACAGAAGCTCGGCCAGCAACAGAGAGCTGACCGCTGCCCGGGCCCAGCGTCCATACCAGCTCCCTCGGCCCCGCGCACTCACGATCTCGTCGCCCGGCTTGCAGCTGTCCACCAGGTCCGCAAGGAGGATGGCGTCTTTGGAGCGGGGCAGCCGGCCGGCCGCCACTTTGCCAGGACTCTCCTGAATCCGGATGCGCTGGTAGTTCTGGTAGATGGTCTGCATGGGACAGACGCAGTCTCAGGGCCCGTCCTGCCCAGGGGCGGAGGCCGGGGTCTGAGCACCGGCTCTCGTCACTGACTGGACCGCGACCCCAAGCAGGGAGTGCAGCTTGTTACTCTCACTAGTGACGAAGAGACACAGGACCAGAGAGAGCAGGGAGCCGCGGGCACCGgcgccccaccccacctctgctcCGGCCGCCCGCCCTCTGGACGCCTCCCTCCACAGACGCAGCGCCCACCCCGGGCCTGCAGCTCAGCCCGCGTGTGTGGCCATAGCAGCCGGGCTGCTCTGTGGCCTGAGCTGAGCGACGCTGGCCGAAGAGGCTCCCCCGTGCTGCCCCGTGAGGTGGGGCGTGAACGCTGCAGGTGTGGCCACCCGGGGAAGTCCAGTCACAGGAAAAGCATCAGACCAGTGCCCGGGAAGCGAGTTACACTGGAGGTGGGCCTGCTCTCAGGGTCACAGGGCAGCACTGTGTGTGCAATCCAGCGTTCCCCATCTCACTACCGTCCAGAAGAGCCACGTGACAGCAGCTAGACGCACGCACTCCAGTCAGAAGGCCTGAGTGCTAACCCTCTGGGCCACCTCCTAGCCGGACGACCTGCTGTCACTTCATCAGCCAAACACGACCGACAACGGCACCTGCCCCCACGGGGCAATGAAAAGCCACTAGCACACGCCCGCCCTGGGCACCGAGCAGGCCCTCCGGAAACTCTACTGTGAGCACCACTCCTCCACCAGCTCCTGTCCCCGCACGCAGAGCCTGCATCTCCACTCCTGGGCAAGAGGCGCCCAGTGCAACGTGTGAGACGGGGGAACCATACAgcgaggggctggggtgggggctctgGGCAGAGGCGGGGGCTCACCCGGAGCCCCGCCTGCGGCCGCCCTTGCCAACTCACAGCAGGCTCTACTTAGAACAGGTCTGACTCTGGCCACGGGCTGCCAGGCATGCCCTGGCAAGGCCACTCCAGCTGGGGCGCTTCTCAGATTTGTGGAGCAGTGAGGGATCAGCCTGACACTCACGGCAGCAGACAGTGGAGAGGTGTGTGCCTCACACAGGGGTCATGATGGCCCCCAAGCATGGACAAAGCCGTGCGTTATGTGTCCAGGCGCTTAAGGCCCAGAGCCTTCGAGCAGGGCCCCCTTGCAGACGGCACATCGGTGTCTCGGGCAATTACGACCCTGCGCGAGGCCAGAGAGAAGGGTCCTAGGAAGTCAGGAGGCGGGCCGGGCCTTACTGTGGTAGGGGCTCTAGGGGAGCGGGAGCAGTTCTCTAGATCTTCCCATTTGCGAGAGAGCTGTAAACGCTGATGTTTCAGACGGAAGCATCTGGACCACCTCAAGGGCTGGCCAGCGCCCACCCACGCCCTGCCTCCCGTCCCGGTGCTGGCCCACGCTCACCTCCTCCATGTTGACCTCAAAGGGGCCGGCTGACTGGCACTCGGGGCAGGATCCCGGCTTCACCTCCTGGTTCTGGGACTGGCAGAAGGGCCCCAGCACGAAGCCGCACTTGTTGCAGTTGTACTTGACCATGCTGAGCTGGGGCAGGACGCCCGTGCAGCTGGTCACCACGCCGCTTGTGCGGATCAGCTGGTTCAGGTGCAGCTGCCTGCGGGGGCGGCGTCAGGGCGGGGCGTCAGGATGGGGCGGGGCGTCAGGATGGGGCGGGGCGTCAGAGGGCCCATGTCGCAGACCcatggggggagtggggggcgcTCACCGGAGCGATCGCAGCTCCTCCACCAGCGGCAGGTGGGAGATGCGCACGTGGATGCGGCTGGCGATGCGGTCGTACTTGGGGTACATGGCCAGCACCACCTCCAGGGCCGCCTCGTCGAAGATCTGCAGCAGCTCGGCGGGCGCCTCGGGCAGGAAGTAGGCCAGCACGTGCTCCCGGGCCGCCAGGTCCTCATAGTTCACCACCAGGCTCTCGCGgttctctgggggtggggggggcgcagAGAGGCTGAGCAGGAGGGGCCGGGGAGACCGCCCGGCAGGAAAGAGCCCTGACTCCGATCTGACAGGTACCCCAGCACGTCGGTTCATCCATTCATCCGCAGGGTGGGCTCACCTTTGCACATGTCGCTGATGCGCTCCTTGAAGACGTTGTGTCCGCGGCCGTCCACGTGGGTGCGCAGGAAGTTCTTGAAGCGGTGGTGGATCTCCAGCCGTGGGCCGGCCATGCTCACCCACTCGCGCACCGAGTGGCCCTTGAGGTCCTCTAGGTTCTCCACGCTCTCAATCATGTCCTCGTCCTCCTCGCCGTCCTCCGTGGCACGCTCCACCTGCCGCCGCTTCCGGCTGGGGCGCTCCTCCTCCTCTTCGTCGCTGTCTGCGAGCCAGGAGGCGCTCAGGGCCGGCTCTGcgacccccacccacccccgcttCCCCCGCCCAGGCTCCCTGAGAACCCACCGTACAGGAGCCCGCGGCGCATGCGGCCCAGGCCGCGGCCCGCTTCCCGGTCGCGCTGCCGCATGACCCGCTCGGCCGCCTCCCTCTGACTGGCCGTCAGCTCCTCCACGTCCTCGTCGTCCAGGGCCAGCCCCTCAGCCTCATAGATGTCCAGCTCCGGGATGGCGCGGTAGTCCCTGCAGGGCCCCGACAGGAGGTGTCAGCACCAAACCCCCAACAACAGCACCAGGATCTGGGCCCCCAGGGCTCTGAAGGCCTGGAGAGGGTCCccagggacccccccccccccccacacacacacaatggggtGCAGTCTTCAAAGACAGAGACGCTGAGGACACTGCGCTTGGGAGACGAACCAGGCCCGAGGCGGACGTCCTGCAGAAGTCGGTCTGGGAACCGGCTGGAGGTGGTCACACCACACGAGTGACCTGATGCCCCTGACCTCACACTCCACGCCTGAGACGGGAAAGCTTACGTCATGTGCATTTTCCACAAGGAAAAGGGGAGCTCTGAGCACCCACAGGAAAAGGAATCAGAGGACCCACCAAACCTCCTGCAGGAAGGGCCTCCAGAGCACCAACCCAGCTCCCCTCAGGCAGGAACCCTCTTGCTCCATCTCTGGCAGCCCCGCCTAGAACCCTGGACCCCGGGAGGCCCACCCACACCAGCCCAACGAGCCTATCCCAAACATGTGCGTGTCCAAGGCTCAGCCCTCCCAGCCCGGAGAGACCTTCCATGTGACCACCTCTCAGATACTGGCTGGAGCAATGTCTACCCTCAGAGCTAACGCAGCTGCCCTCCCTGGCATTTGGGGAGGCATATATACCCTCCatcagaaagaggagaaaacccAGCTCAAGGGTGAGGGGACTCCTGCCACCGATCACCCAACAGGGCTGGGTGTCTCAGTCCGCACAATGGCAGGGGCCCAGCTGGCTCCAACGCCACACTGGCCCTCTGCAGTCCTCCTGATTCTCCTTCCCTCAGGGAAGGTGGTGATGGGGGAACAGCCtttcttaactttctttttttggtgccATAAACTGTCAAGCGACAGTCTCAAAACACAGAAGCCTGTAATGCTGATGCCAGAAACAAAACCCAGAGCCAGCTTCATTTCTGGGCCCTTAGTTCCAAAATCTGAAGTGTCCTCCAGGAAAAGGTACCTGcctgatgcttgctccttggaaggaaagctatgacaaacttagcatatgaaaaagcagaaacgttactttgctgacaaaggtccgtctagtcaaagctatggtttttccagtggtcatgtacggatatgagagttggaccataaagaaggctgagcaccgaagaattgatgcttttgaactgtggtgttggagaaggctcttcagagtcccttggactgcaa
Coding sequences within it:
- the MCM2 gene encoding DNA replication licensing factor MCM2 → MAESSESFTVASSPGPRRRSNDPLTSSPGRSSSRRTDALTSSPGRDLPPFEDESEGLLGTEGPLEEEEDGEELIGDGMERDYRAIPELDIYEAEGLALDDEDVEELTASQREAAERVMRQRDREAGRGLGRMRRGLLYDSDEEEEERPSRKRRQVERATEDGEEDEDMIESVENLEDLKGHSVREWVSMAGPRLEIHHRFKNFLRTHVDGRGHNVFKERISDMCKENRESLVVNYEDLAAREHVLAYFLPEAPAELLQIFDEAALEVVLAMYPKYDRIASRIHVRISHLPLVEELRSLRQLHLNQLIRTSGVVTSCTGVLPQLSMVKYNCNKCGFVLGPFCQSQNQEVKPGSCPECQSAGPFEVNMEETIYQNYQRIRIQESPGKVAAGRLPRSKDAILLADLVDSCKPGDEIELTGIYHNNYDGALNTANGFPVFATVILANHVAKKDNKVAVGELTDEDVKMITSLSKDQQIGEKIFASIAPSIYGHEDIKRGLALALFGGEPKNPGGKHKVRGDINVLLCGDPGTAKSQFLKYVEKVSSRAIFTTGQGASAVGLTAYVQRHPVSREWTLEAGALVLADRGVCLIDEFDKMNDQDRTSIHEAMEQQSISISKAGIVTSLQARCTVIAAANPIGGRYDPSLTFSENVDLTEPIISRFDVLCVVRDTVDPVQDEMLARFVVGSHVRHHPSNKEDGGPGGAPEPAMPNTYGVEPLPQEVLRKYIIYAKEKVHPKLNQMDQDKVAKMYSDLRKESMATGSIPITVRHIESMIRMAEAHARMHLRDYVMEDDVNMAIRVMLESFVDTQKFSVMRGMRKTFARYLSFRRDNNELLLFILKQLVAEQVTYQRNRFGAQQDTIEVPEKDLVDKARQINIHNLSAFYDSELFRMHKFTHDLKRKVILQQF